The DNA sequence GACCGCTACCACCGTGCGGGTCTCGCCGACCGGTGAGCGGACCGTGACGGACGGGCCGTTCGCCGAGACACGGGAGCTGCTGGGCGGGTTCCTCGTGATCGACGTGCCCGACCTCGACGCCGCCCTCGACTGGGCCGCACGCTGCCCCGGCTCGCGGGACGGCGGCTCGGTCGTCGTCCGGCCGGTCGCGGACTTCGGGGCCTGAGAGCCGTGCCGGGCGAGGGCGTGTCCCCGGGCGAGGAGCCCCCGGGGGAGGGCGAGTCCCTGGGGGAGGGCGTGTCCCCGCGCGAGGGCCGCGTGGCCGCCGAGGCCGTCGAGGCGGTCTTCCGGGAGGAGCGCGGGCTGCTGCTCGCCTCCCTCGTCCGCCGGTTCGGGGACCTCGACCTGGCCGAGGAGGTGACGTCCGAGGCGATCGAGGCCGCGCTGCGGCACTGGCCCGCCGAGGGCGTCCCCGCCCGGCCCGGGGCCTGGCTGCTGACGACCGCCCGGCGCCGGGCGGTGGACCGGC is a window from the Streptomyces sp. MMBL 11-1 genome containing:
- a CDS encoding YciI family protein, which translates into the protein MKYMLLIHSGAVDEQGGAPQCTVEDWMAYDKDVRDAGIHVSGESLADLVTATTVRVSPTGERTVTDGPFAETRELLGGFLVIDVPDLDAALDWAARCPGSRDGGSVVVRPVADFGA